The window TCGGAAATTACACGACTCATACCCTCAATCACATTGTTTCCGAGCATAAAAACTAATTACATAATGTGCCTGGAGATGAAAAAGTAACATGTTTGTTGACGTCAATGAACTTCCACAGAAGCTCGACGTCTGTTCTCGATTTGAAGTTTCCGAAAGTCGCCTTAACATTATGGAACGATAGTTTCTTAAGAGAAAGTCTTCGAAGCCATCGAGAGATGGAGCCGTGGTCATCGCATCTCTCGGAAGTTCGGAACCGCCTAGAATAATAACCCAATCGTCAAATATCTCTCTTTTGATTACAACACTAAAAATATTTGACGATGACACTGCAATAGTGGCCGAATCATCAAATTCCAATCAAGTGaatcaatacattcaaaatcatttgaacgagttataaaaatattatcagaaatggaaaatcaaaattgataCGAGTAAAACTAGTAAAACTACCCTAATCCACTTCACGCATAAAAATAAACTTGCACCAAATCCAAATCATCTAACATTCAACGGtcaaataataaacaaacaaaacacgGTCAAATATTTAGGTCTCACCCTAGACAGAAAATTAAACTTCAATGACCACATAAACAACATTAGACAGAAGTGCTACATACTACTTCGCAGTCTGTACCCACTTTTGTCTAAGGGAAGCAAACTcagcaaaaaatcaaaaatacgAATATACAAACAATGCATCCTTCCGGTATTCCTGTATGCAGATCCAATATGGAGCCAAACTTCATTGTCAAATTTAAAAACATGACAAGTGTTACAAAATAAATTCCTTAGAATCATTCTAAATGAATCAAGGTATACACCAATCGATGAAATTCACAAAACAGGAAATATCGAACTAATTCAggacaaaataaaaaacgataCTATAAAATTCTTTAAATATGCTGCCAAAAAACTTGAAACAAACCAAATACCTCGGCACTACTACTTCACAAAATACTAATATTAGAATACGACATAAATTGATACATCACATTACTCTAACGTAAGAAATCCTGAAAAAATGTATCCCACCTGAGGCGAATATGTGTTTTATTTGACTCAACATACCtctaggaaaaaaattatactaaCCACCCAATATTGTTCATacattataatttatataaaaacaTTAGGTGCGATCCCAGATCTCAGGTactaatttttaattaaaaatttaaatttatctaTCCTGTATATTTCTCCTTGTAAATATTCTTGTATATATAATTtacgaaaataataataaaaacgctGAAAAGCATATGGATTTTATTTGATCCCACTTTTGAGATGGAAGGTCACGTACATTATACCCCTTCCAAATTTGTCcacaatacgacgaaaagtaaGTCAATCAACTGAATAATGCTGTCCATaaattcttctcaaatttttttcagtattccCAAATAAGCAGTGATtatgattgaacaattttaCGATTTcaaaacgttgttgaagcgtgtatcttcaCCTGatcaaatgacataacctactgaacacaaatgacataacaaatgtcaaaaatatcacacagtgttgccattataaccatttcaaattgtatcccCTTCCTATTGGAATACCCTTTACAAGCTAAATTTAAACCTAGTCGGATCGGTTATTaggaaaatattggaaatttttaagatattctTCTCCTTTTTTATGATTTCGGTTTAACTTTCCAAATGAAATTCTGCATCAAGCTGAAACAGTCATTATAATATCTAGGTATACTCATAATTTTAAAATGGTTGAATCGGCTGTCACTAAAATGTTTTTCTCTTTATATATCGTTTGGATTTTTCATGGTTCTGATGTCGCCATCTTCGCGAAATTTTgcaaaaagcttgaaattgttattttttctacattcatgcaaaaagcaaaactttattgaactatatttagtggaaaaagaagttctttattgcactcatctgtcattatacttcaacgtgctgtcaacaattgttcattcactttcagcattgagggtaaaaataaagtttgagttaaattgttcgtaacatattagttcctgtttcaatgcaaatcgatattaataattcaagtatattcaagtattcaagttgcgcttttcattttcctacacctagtgccgcacctcaataaatcattttttgctttttgcatgaacgtagaaaaaatgttgtatgcaactcgtgcaaaaattgtttattgcactcgacgtgttgtcggacaatttcacgtcgagtgcaataaacattcactttttgcacttgttgcataaataactattatatatAAACGCAAAATATCAACTCTGTCGAATTAGTTGTCATTGAaacattttctatatttttcttgaattttctacatATTCAAAGGGGAATCTTGAAAAATTCGTAACTCCGAAATTtattgagctagaaaaaatataaaatatttcattcagtacAACGATAGCATTACATGTTTAAAATGTCATGATTTTGCGTAGTGAATTtctgtaaatattaatttctcaaaatttgttCGGCTCAATAATTCATTCGTTCTAATCACGATCTTGGAGGATCAATGCGGTATCATTGattcaatttaaataatttaaaaattctCTTCTCGTCAATTTTAAGACGAACAAATAtgcaattcgaaatttttagttttAAAGTCTGGTACAAATCCAAATGCGCATGCAAATGTATAGGcctaaaatattaataattcagGTGTTTTCGGTAATCCTTATAGTAGCTGCAAGTAATAATTTCGACCTCAAATACTGAGTAACGACAGACCAGAATCCTATCTCAGATACTTACCTACAAAATTTGATTCGGATTATCCGAGAATTTTCCGTTTTCATCCGAAATAATGAGTAAccgagaaaataataattataattagaatTCATCCTCGAACATGTCGCAAATAAGAGCCTTTTGTACCTTTGAAGGTCGTAAAATATTCGGATTAAACCCATACAGCAGATTGGTGTATCTTGTGTGGGGCTCAGACCGAGGCTTTTGAATGCTTAAGATGTTAACACCAGAAATTACGAGCACAACATGCAAATTAACAGGAGCTGCCTTAAGAAATTCGAATATTTAAGAGGagatttaatgaaatgaaaaataaaggtAGTCGGCAAATAAGATCAAAGTACATTCGTTCCATGAGAAGTTGACCAGAGAGCGAAAATATGTACGTTTGAATCTCCGGCAATTTTTTCAAAACCGGTACACTCAACTTGCCGGCTCTCATGGTGGAAATTAACACCTCTCCTTATGCAGAAAGGTGAAATGAGAAAGAAGACACTGATCAGAATCAGATAGTCTAAATGAACTAACACGCGATGATTGCATGGCTTACTATTAAGTATTGATACAAAAACATTATAGGTAACAAATCGTCAAAAATCTTGTCCCCcccccctaggtttctcaagaaatctACAATCAAAGTTCTGGAAATGGggtgaatattttcctctatttcaactgcaatatatttgatagaaaatctctgtttgttactctttgctttatccagaatgagataaaataggaaaaacgagaaaaaatctaaatttatcgattatttatttttgattaattgtaGTTATTTCACAACTGAATCTAAATTAAATAGTCTGAGTTAAGAAAAGTGGcactttttgaaattcacaCACAAATTCAATACAGAAGGAAAGGAaaaccattaaaaaaattatcaaataattaaaaaattaaaaagatatACTTTCCAATAGATACAGAGGTCGCTATTCTTCCACGAAAACCACTTCTTGACAGAATCTCCATACGCATAAAGCTTCGCGTGATCTTTAACACATCCATTAAGAATGTTGCTCGACCCAACAGCATGTTCGGAAGAATAGGAGCAAAATATTAGATAAAGAATTAATGAATGGGCACGATAAATAACCAGACCAAATAATTAAAATGCAAATTGAAAAGCTCATGTTCACATTATATTTATAAAAGCTGTGTGAACGAGGTATTTTTCGTGAGCGGAATATAGTATTTATGAACTTGTGGAATGTGCAACTGTTGTACaacaataaatattcattttgtagATGTGAAATGGTACCACGCTATACGCCAGAGCAAGATGCTCGGACTATTGAATTATTCGAGCTAAATGAGTTATTTCGTATTGAATTTATGCGTTCGATGAAATCTATTTCAAACATTGAAAGTTCCTGAACATTTTTTGTTTACGTAGGTGGACTTAATCTATCTACTGCTCCGCTATTATGTCCAGTGGCGTCGAAGGGGGGCCGGCCCCCTAAATTTTTCGCTGGCCTTACAAAATTTTTGCTGGCCTCTCTGAATTGTTGTTGCCCCCCCCTGAAATATAGCATGAGCAGAAAAATGAACATGTTTTTAACTAGATGAATCTGAAAATCTTGCCCCCCTTAAATAAAAGAATCCTGGCCTCTCTTTGCCCCCGCCTATAGGGGttctatgaatatgaatatggaaatattgggtgtacatcaaaaaataaaaataaaattaaaatatttatgttcTCCAAGTTCTATTCGATTATAGTCCTTATTATCCCAAGATGATACACGTCTATGATTCCATCTCATGCTCAACATGCAACAAAATAGGCTCGAAGACTGTAAAATAACGATAAGAAATATACCTACTTTATTTCCACCTAAGTTCTTTTTTAGCATAAATTGATACACATAACACTGATTTAGAAAATCCatttcaattgttgagcagtatAGATTCCAACTGAAATTCTAATCTTCTTAAAAATCTTAGAATCTAATAGTTTTCTGAAATGTAAATAAGACTTTCCTTTTGCTTCTAATCGAGAACACTGACTCCATTGTGTGTTGTAGGTATAGGAGAAGTAGCATTGTAGGTGGTCCAAAAGCAGGAAACCAAAAAAGGAAGTTGTTAAGTAGAACAAACCACCTAACTTGTGATTACCAGAATTACACTTTTTCAAGAAAGGTATATTTGGTGTCTTATCGGAGAGAGACAAAATATAAATAGAGGCTTTGCTACATATACCTATACCAATTATGTTAACACTGaaggtaataaaaaatatataagcaGAAATTACGGATCTCAAACAGAAGTCGAACTTGAAGAAAGTCCACTACTTCTAAATCTATCCTTCTCACAAATATCTATATGATAACATTTCGAAATTGGCAATCATAAATAATGTAACTACCGAATGTAGAAGGTTTAGAGAGTTGGTATACCTATTGAactctttgaaaaaaattatccatCATCAGTCAAAAATTTctgcatataaagggtgtttctttgagctatagaactttaaattgcaataaaacaacgatggattattcgattgacatgaattttatttatccgcaagataatcttgtggcattgcattttaaatatgatttttggcatatgaccgccacggctggctcggatgtagtccaatctggacgtccaattttcgatgactttttccaacatttgtggccgtatatcggcaataacacggcaaatgttctcttccaaatggtcaaggaattgtggcttatccgcatagaccaatgactttacatagccccacagaaagtagtctagcagtgttaaatcacaagatcttggaggccaattcacaggtcctaaacgtgaaattagacgatcaccaaacgtatctttcaataaatcgattgtggcacgagctgtgtgacatgttgtgccgtcttgttggaaccacagctcctggacatcattcaattcaggaatgaaaaagttagtaatcatggctctatacccatcaccattgactgtaacgttctggccatcatcgtttttgaagaagtacggaccaatgattccaccagccacgcaccaaacagtcagtttttctggatgtaacggtgtttcgacatacacttgaggactagcttcactccaaatgcggcaattttgtttgttgacgttgcattcaaccagaagtccgcttcattgctaaacaaaataaaatggacgtagtgcgcgatacgtattccgcactgaaccattattttcgaaatgaaattgcactatttgcaagcgttgttcaagcgtgagtctattcatgatgaattgccaaaccaaactgagaataaatcacttgacagctgttaaatcggtcgccatcttgaacagtaatgccaacttaaagttatatacctcgaaaaaaaacacccgttacctaGATAACTGACGTTCAatctattttatatttatatgtaTAGGTACCAATTCGTTTTTAAGGATATCCTTTTAAGGATATAGGTATCTATTCTCAAATTAAATTGTCTTATTTGTTAATGaaggattttttttcgataatattattCGAATTTATTAATACTTATGCCAAATCGAGCTCCTATACAACTATTGGAATGGATTGGGCTGATGCGCCCCTGAAATGTTGGATCCTGTCAGAAAAGCCACTAACGACTGTGAAAAACACTAATCGTCCTCAAGTTTCATTCACTAATGTGAAATAAATTATGCCAAAAAGCACCATGATATGTGATTACGCAGCAGAATTATATACATTTTTCGAACACATTTATCAAGGTTTACATGTCTTAAAAATAAATTAGTTCAGTTCCCTTGATGAATCTCAAAAAAATAATGTCAGCTCTTGATTGGTCCAAAAGGACAATGGAACTATTCCAAGAGGAATTAAAACATGAAAGTACAACAAAAACTTGTTGGAAGCATATACAGAGGATtgttttttgataatttgcCTTTGTTATATGTATTTCTGAAGTTATAAAAGTTCAAAATGTTTCAATAGTGTAGAGAGGAACAATAATGCCACCATTGCCACCTATAGGCACTCACACCGACCAACTCTCTACGCTcaaaccaagggcgtagatatagggggtACAAGGGGTAATCACCCCccaaatatgaaatttcagaattctcgccaagacaaagaacgaaaattcaataattgatgTGTACctaacaaaattatttttctagtgtaaatatgtatttttcatcTTGACTGTTgctccattctgaaatattTAACAATCTGTTTTCATCGGAAAGCAATTCCAAAAAAAGTAGTTAGTGGCGACTCACTTTTCACTGTTCTTaacttcattgaaatattgCCGATAAAGCTGAATCCCTCGTCTTGTAAGTTCCATGTAAATCTCCTAGAAATACTGGTGTACCCACTCATTCTTGAAACTCATAACACAAAACTAGAGACTTTTGAATTTCTAAAGTATGGAGGTTAGAGATATCTAGAGATCTATAGtcgtttccatagaaatatGGCCTTTTCATCAAATAGCGCCACCTATAGAAGAAATGGTAAGTAGGTACCAGCTATCCCAAGTTCTAATCGCCAAATTTATCTCagacaaaatctaatcagtaaacacaccagtaCCATagtactatatatatatatactatgcCAGTACTTAGATATATCTTAGTCCCATGATGCAATGATCAGTTTTTGTGGCACTGACATCTTGCTTTTACCAAAATGCACAGTAATAAACATGTTTACTAGTTTATTATTAATctaatcaataataatttattgattaatAAGAATATCATATCGATAGATATCATGGTCTAAAGTTAAGCGCAGGGAAACAAGCAGTCATCGGAAATGAGTAACGATAGACCAGTATTGATCATTTTAGAGCTCATCAGTATCCTATAATCTAGCCAACAATGATGACTAAATGAAAACAGAGGGGGAACTTTGCCAATACAGTATTCTCTTTGTTAAACCGTTATtctgtattatttttgattaatttcaaaGCCTGAAAATCAAGGAATCGAGTTTTAAAAATACTTGTATATTACATATACAACATAAATTGAAACTGTGCTATGGTATATCAATTGGAGATATGTACAAACATAAGAAATCATCTATAATGCATATTTAACATTTtactttttattatttgaaaaagattttGAATACATTTTGTGGATTAATATAACCAACATATATCAAAAAATTCTAAaccaaaataaacaaaatattcaagtggtaattataaatattctaattgatttagaaaaattaaacttGAAAATTACCAGAGTAAAACTAAACAATATATCATTTCAACATCTCTAAAATCATAGATCATTTTTCCATTTGCTTCGATTCCAACTTATAATCAAAATTATTAATGACCAATATTATAATGAGTTGATAATAACTTTATTCTTCAGTTCGAATTTTTGAAACTGTTGATTTGCCTAAATTCAGTTGTAGTTCGGGCCACAAACTTGGCTTCAATTGACTATTAACACGTTCAAAATTTAACTGTAATGCTGTTTCAATGCCAGCTATCTGAGCACTATTAGAACCATAAAGCTCTTTCAGTATATCCTTTCTTCtatttcttatttcattcttattCTTAAGTTCATAAATTTCATCTTCAGATTTTTCTATATCATCACTTTTTTCCTTATCATTATTTTCAGCTTGGTTGACCATATTATGCTTCTTCTGTTTAGTATCAATCAAAgtatcaacttcatttttcaatgaagaTGAAAGATCTTCTGTTCTAGGTTCATGAATATCATCGATTTCTGTTACATCTTTATATGCATGTTTTCTAAATATTTCATAAGTCATAGGTTCATGAGTACTTTTACCAGTTGGTGAATAATAAACATTGTTCGATTCAAAAACCATGTTGAATTTATCATGCATATCAATTAAGTCTGTATAGATGTCTTTTAAATGTCTATGGAGCATTCGGTTTTCAAATGATAAACTTATAGCAAGCGCTTTCCATGATGCTAGTTCCTGTACCTGGTTGCAATCATCCACGCTTTTTGGAGGATTGTTCGGCAGATTTTGTGCATTATCCATGATTTGAGTGCTTAGTGTAAAAAAATCAATtgtcgaaaaaaccttttttccaaaaattgttGTGCATTCCAGAgtgatgttttattatttctgcaTTTTTCCCATATTCCAATTAGTAAGATCAAATTACATGTTAAATCCAGAACAATATGAGCagagaatgagaaatataataaaatgtaattttATTACTTTCAAATATGAGATGTTTTTATTTACAGGTTAATTCCAACGTCAAACTTGTGacatagaaaatataaattttttcttagatTCTCATTTTGTTGGGCACAATGGGCTTATACATTAttccttaatatttttttagtgCCTAAATTCAATTTGCCTCAAAAATACTGATTTTCGTCATAGTTATCAGTAAAACTACTTAAGAATTGCCAAAAACTTGTATGAATGCATTATCGAAATATCATTCGCTGCAAAAATCCATAAgtaaaatcatttattttgtgaatttatcattcatatttttgctaatgaaaataaaactgcTCACCTTGCAATATGTTGAGCTAGTAaacaataatttcataaaaaaatgatgacaaGGAAATTTAAATCATGAACATCAACTTCGGAGTTTATTCAATGTATCCTGACATAATACAAATTTATTATACATATTTAATGTTTAATTACTTGAATAAAaaacaatgttaaaaaaatttattcagtgACATGCAGCCATAATTGCACCGACATTATCAAAATCAAtcttttcattgatatttttggttttgaTATTCTCTTCTTGATTGGCTATAAAGATTAAGCTTCCTTGATCCTTCCAGCCATATTTCTTTATCCAAACATTCAGAGTCGAATCATCAATATCTCCAAGAAGTTGGGCAAGATTAGATCGCTCAATGGTCTGATAAGTGATGCCCACAACGTGACAAACAAATTTTCTAATCGAGTCCAAAAAACCAGTTATACTTTTAGTTAGATCGGGTAAGGTTTGAATTCTATTccaaaatgattgaaattcgcATTGTTCAAGTATATGGGCCAAATAAATGATTTGATTTATCGGCTCATCAGAtagctgaaaaaaataaaattattagtaTCCGATATACTTTTCTTTGAATGTCAACCTActtgtttttcattcaataaacaTTTGCAAAGGATGAAGTCTGTATGTGGTAGATTAGTTAGAGCTTTCAACAATATTTGACATGTTATATCTTTACTGAAACTGTGGGGATTGAACtgatataatttcaaaacagCTAAATTAGCTTCCAAATCATAAGCATTTTCTCTTGATTGAATTTCAACATAACGTTCTAGAGTGGGCAAATTATCTGGGTtgtatctgaaaataaaataacttcaTACTCTATCGACATAGCATAGTTATATTAGGTTACCTTTCAATTCCCTTCAACATAGTAGCCACTGTTTGTTTCATAGCTTCAGCCATTATTTTAGATTATTTGGTCTTACAATCGCAACGgaactttgaaataattcaatgaaaaacaacTTTTCGGATAAAGAAGCAAGAATTATTTTAGGTTGGTTAGGTGAAAGCGAGCATTTCCACAGTCCATAGAATATATAAATCAATGTGGCCAACAGCCAAAAACAATACTAATATTTTTAATGTAACGCAGCAACGGATTGAACCATCTTTAGTGTTAGAAAGTCCTCATAAATTGTATAAACTTTATCGATTCATAGATCGAGCAAAAAACAAAATGCAAATAGACCTATACCAATTAAAAGTTATTTATTGAGAGGTATATAATAACTCTCCTCTTCCTATTTGACTGTACTGTTagaaagaatatttatttgcCAAGTATTGAAACATTACGAATAAAATATCTCAGCACAATCTTTGATTATCTTTATCAATCATCTATGTTTAATATATATGTCAATTTGAATTGTCTGTGAAATAACACTTGTGTTATAATTTTTAGATTCttcagaatataatttcaatCAAGGCTATATTCTAATTAAATTAGACTTTTTCAAACGAAAATCATACCATGGGTAAGTTTCAGAGTTTTATGTTagcaaataaaatttattttcaatttttaaaagtcATACGGGCCCCCCAATAGAAGTGTCCTGCGCAATAGCAGAATTGCTCATTATTCCCTAATTTTGACGTTCCTTCATCTCTTGGTCATTTGCTTTCTGTGTAAATAACCGAAATTCTTATGAGAATCTTAATCTGAATTCATCCTAGTGAAAAATTATCTTTTTCACATATAAACCATGTCGGGTTTTCCAGGAAGCATTGCCTTTGATGAATATGGCAGaccttttattattttgagaGATCAGGATAAACAAAAAAGACTATCCGGCTTAGATGCCTTGAAGGTAAAAGAAATCTTATTCctgcttattatgaatagaaaaatatattattttttagtcACATATTATGGCAGCAAAGCAAATTGCTGCAACCGTTAAAACTTCTTTAGGTCCTAAAGGATTGGATAAAATGATGGTATCCTCAGATGGTAAATAAAGTGTGATTAATAATGACTTAAAAGTACCACTAATATCTTTTTAGGGGAAGTTACAGTCACTAACGATGGTGCTACAATTCTGAAAATGATGGATGTTGAGCatgaaattggaaaattgttAGTTCAGTTATCCCAATCGCAGGATGATGAAATAGGTAAAATAAgacatttttttgtattttgataGGCATTGTTTGTTGAAATGAGTCcctattattcatttattctctTTGGGTCATATTGGAATACCTATAtttgacatgaatttaattttatctttaATATTGTTGATGCACATTAGgtatatttatttaaattatatATCTTTAATTTTACGTATTGTAAGCCATCCTCACTTTTTAGGAGATGGAACTACAGGAGTAGTAGTTCTTGCTGGTGCTCTCTTGGAGCAAGCTAGTGCTTTAATTGATCGTGGTATCCATCCAATTAGGATTGCAGATGGATATGAACTTGCTTGCGATGTGGCTGTAAAACATCTTGACAAGATAGCCGAGTTATTCCCCGTTTCTTCAGATAATATTGAACCATTGGTTGAGGTAGCTATGACTACTTTAGGttcaaaaataatcaataagTGTCATAGACAGATGGCAGAAATAGctgttaaagctgttatggcgGTAGCTGATTTGAAAACTAAGGATGTTAATTTTGAACTTATCAAAGTTGAAGGCAAAGTAGGAGGTAAGTAGACTCAAATATCATTTATGTTTATTCTTTTCCAATCCCTTGGCTTTTTAAATTATGTAATGcatataaattttaaatatattttcgtTTCCAGGTCGTTTGGAAGACACAATATTGGTCAAAGGAGTTGTAATTGATAAAACAATGTCCCATCCTCAGATgccaaaagaattgaaaaatgtaaaattggCTATTCTCACTTGCCCatttgaacccccaaaacctAAAACTAAACATAAGTTGGATGTTACCAGTGTAGAAGATTACAAAGAGTTGAGGCAATATGAACaagataaattcaatgaaatggTATGTATATTTGTTACCTATTATTGATGGAAATCTCTTTCTTGGATATATTTTGTGAATGTTTATGATTTATAAACTGACTAGGTATATGT is drawn from Harmonia axyridis chromosome 7, icHarAxyr1.1, whole genome shotgun sequence and contains these coding sequences:
- the LOC123685134 gene encoding uncharacterized protein LOC123685134, producing the protein MDNAQNLPNNPPKSVDDCNQVQELASWKALAISLSFENRMLHRHLKDIYTDLIDMHDKFNMVFESNNVYYSPTGKSTHEPMTYEIFRKHAYKDVTEIDDIHEPRTEDLSSSLKNEVDTLIDTKQKKHNMVNQAENNDKEKSDDIEKSEDEIYELKNKNEIRNRRKDILKELYGSNSAQIAGIETALQLNFERVNSQLKPSLWPELQLNLGKSTVSKIRTEE
- the LOC123685135 gene encoding eukaryotic translation initiation factor 3 subunit K; protein product: MAEAMKQTVATMLKGIERYNPDNLPTLERYVEIQSRENAYDLEANLAVLKLYQFNPHSFSKDITCQILLKALTNLPHTDFILCKCLLNEKQLSDEPINQIIYLAHILEQCEFQSFWNRIQTLPDLTKSITGFLDSIRKFVCHVVGITYQTIERSNLAQLLGDIDDSTLNVWIKKYGWKDQGSLIFIANQEENIKTKNINEKIDFDNVGAIMAACH
- the LOC123685133 gene encoding T-complex protein 1 subunit epsilon isoform X2 gives rise to the protein MGSIAFDEYGRPFIILRDQDKQKRLSGLDALKSHIMAAKQIAATVKTSLGPKGLDKMMVSSDGEVTVTNDGATILKMMDVEHEIGKLLVQLSQSQDDEIGDGTTGVVVLAGALLEQASALIDRGIHPIRIADGYELACDVAVKHLDKIAELFPVSSDNIEPLVEVAMTTLGSKIINKCHRQMAEIAVKAVMAVADLKTKDVNFELIKVEGKVGGRLEDTILVKGVVIDKTMSHPQMPKELKNVKLAILTCPFEPPKPKTKHKLDVTSVEDYKELRQYEQDKFNEMVSLVKNAGATLAICQWGFDDEANHLLLQRELPAVRWVGGPEIELIAIATGGRIVPRFEELNEQKLGKAGLVRELCFGTTKDRMLVIEDCSNSRAVTILIRAGNQMIVDEAKRSIHDALCVVRSLIQEPRVVYGGGAAEISCSLAVAAQADQLASLEQYAFRSFAEALESIPLALAENSGLSAIHALGEMKAKQTTTKDHALGIDCMQTGNSNMREQHVIESLKSKKQQLLLATQLVKMILKIDDVRSPQDAHGL
- the LOC123685133 gene encoding T-complex protein 1 subunit epsilon isoform X1, whose translation is MSGFPGSIAFDEYGRPFIILRDQDKQKRLSGLDALKSHIMAAKQIAATVKTSLGPKGLDKMMVSSDGEVTVTNDGATILKMMDVEHEIGKLLVQLSQSQDDEIGDGTTGVVVLAGALLEQASALIDRGIHPIRIADGYELACDVAVKHLDKIAELFPVSSDNIEPLVEVAMTTLGSKIINKCHRQMAEIAVKAVMAVADLKTKDVNFELIKVEGKVGGRLEDTILVKGVVIDKTMSHPQMPKELKNVKLAILTCPFEPPKPKTKHKLDVTSVEDYKELRQYEQDKFNEMVSLVKNAGATLAICQWGFDDEANHLLLQRELPAVRWVGGPEIELIAIATGGRIVPRFEELNEQKLGKAGLVRELCFGTTKDRMLVIEDCSNSRAVTILIRAGNQMIVDEAKRSIHDALCVVRSLIQEPRVVYGGGAAEISCSLAVAAQADQLASLEQYAFRSFAEALESIPLALAENSGLSAIHALGEMKAKQTTTKDHALGIDCMQTGNSNMREQHVIESLKSKKQQLLLATQLVKMILKIDDVRSPQDAHGL